One Thiobacillus sp. genomic region harbors:
- a CDS encoding TlpA family protein disulfide reductase, whose amino-acid sequence MNKCLPGLIAALLLGLGNQAQAIDYVLPDLDGRMQSLDQYRGKWVVVNYWATWCGTCRKELPDLAALHERRGNRNIVVVGINFEAIDRKDLKEFVARQHIPYPVLQSAPERRTPLGPVPALPTTYIIDPTGKTVAGEVGLVSRQDLEDYISAQRGK is encoded by the coding sequence ATGAACAAGTGTCTTCCCGGATTGATTGCCGCCCTCCTGCTGGGCCTTGGAAACCAGGCTCAGGCCATCGACTACGTCCTGCCGGACCTCGACGGCCGCATGCAGTCCCTGGACCAATATCGGGGCAAATGGGTGGTGGTGAATTACTGGGCCACCTGGTGCGGCACCTGCCGCAAGGAACTGCCTGACCTGGCCGCCCTGCACGAAAGGCGTGGCAATCGAAACATCGTCGTGGTGGGCATCAACTTCGAGGCCATTGACAGGAAGGACCTGAAGGAATTCGTTGCCAGGCAGCACATCCCCTACCCCGTGCTGCAAAGCGCGCCGGAGCGCCGTACCCCCCTCGGCCCCGTGCCGGCCCTGCCCACCACCTACATCATCGACCCCACGGGAAAGACAGTCGCAGGCGAAGTGGGGCTGGTGTCGCGTCAGGACCTTGAGGATTACATCTCAGCGCAACGTGGAAAGTGA
- a CDS encoding FAD-dependent oxidoreductase, which produces MSDVFQFLNIARRDGDKTPAEVRKVEFKEIYAPFGADQAREQAGRCLACGNPYCEWRCPVHNYIPNWLKLVDEGRLFEAAELSHQTNSLPEVCGRVCPQDRLCEGACTLNQVAAGAVTIGAVEKYISDTAFAQGWRPDMSKVVPTGKRVAVIGAGPAGLGAADVLARNGVQAVVFDRYPEIGGLLTFGIPEFKMEKSVMVRRREIFEGMGIEFRLNTEVGKDITMEQLVAEFDAVFLGMGTYTYMQAGIPGEDLPGVMPALPFLISNINHCLSLPQAEFIDMKGLGVVVLGGGDTAMDCNRTSIRQGAASVTCAYRRDEANMPGSKREVANAKEEGVQFLWNRQPVEIVGNGKVEGIKLVTTELGAPDARGRRTPVVIEGSEEIIPCDRVVVAFGFRPNPQPWFADLGITTDQGGRVVVNSVAKDQKYAYQTANAKVFAGGDMVRGSDLVVTAVYEGREAAKGMLEFLGVW; this is translated from the coding sequence ATGTCCGACGTATTCCAATTCCTCAACATCGCCCGCCGGGACGGCGACAAGACCCCGGCCGAGGTGCGCAAGGTCGAATTCAAGGAAATCTACGCCCCCTTCGGCGCCGACCAGGCCCGGGAACAGGCCGGCCGCTGCCTGGCCTGCGGCAACCCCTACTGCGAGTGGCGGTGCCCGGTGCACAACTACATCCCCAACTGGCTCAAGCTGGTGGATGAAGGCCGCCTGTTCGAGGCCGCCGAGCTGTCCCACCAGACCAACTCCCTGCCCGAGGTCTGCGGCCGGGTCTGTCCCCAGGACCGCCTGTGCGAAGGCGCCTGCACCCTCAACCAGGTGGCGGCCGGGGCCGTCACCATCGGCGCCGTGGAGAAATACATCAGCGACACCGCCTTCGCCCAGGGCTGGCGCCCGGACATGAGCAAGGTGGTGCCCACCGGCAAAAGGGTCGCCGTCATCGGCGCCGGCCCCGCCGGCCTGGGGGCCGCCGATGTGCTGGCCCGCAACGGCGTGCAGGCGGTGGTCTTCGACCGCTATCCGGAAATCGGCGGCCTGCTCACCTTCGGTATCCCCGAGTTCAAGATGGAAAAAAGCGTCATGGTGCGCCGCCGGGAGATCTTCGAGGGCATGGGCATCGAGTTCCGCCTGAACACCGAGGTGGGCAAGGACATCACCATGGAGCAGCTCGTGGCGGAGTTCGATGCCGTGTTCCTGGGCATGGGCACCTACACCTACATGCAGGCCGGCATCCCCGGCGAGGACCTGCCCGGCGTGATGCCCGCGCTGCCCTTCCTCATCTCCAACATCAACCACTGTCTGAGCCTTCCCCAGGCGGAGTTCATCGACATGAAGGGCCTCGGGGTGGTGGTGCTGGGCGGTGGCGATACGGCCATGGACTGCAACCGCACTTCCATCCGCCAGGGCGCCGCCAGCGTCACCTGTGCCTACCGCCGGGACGAGGCCAACATGCCCGGCTCCAAGCGGGAAGTGGCCAACGCCAAGGAAGAGGGCGTGCAGTTCCTGTGGAACCGCCAGCCGGTGGAGATCGTGGGTAATGGCAAGGTGGAAGGCATCAAGCTGGTCACCACCGAGCTGGGCGCCCCCGATGCCCGGGGCCGCCGCACCCCCGTGGTCATCGAAGGCTCCGAGGAGATCATCCCCTGCGACCGCGTGGTGGTGGCCTTCGGCTTCCGCCCCAATCCCCAGCCCTGGTTCGCCGACCTGGGCATCACCACCGACCAGGGCGGCCGCGTTGTTGTCAACAGTGTGGCCAAGGACCAGAAGTATGCCTACCAGACGGCCAATGCGAAGGTGTTTGCAGGTGGCGACATGGTGCGGGGCTCCGACCTGGTGGTCACTGCAGTGTACGAAGGCCGCGAAGCGGCCAAGGGCATGCTGGAGTTCCTTGGCGTCTGGTAA
- a CDS encoding PAS domain-containing protein: MHIETLSIRSVTVIIILMIGIVASVLSLWAGSYFRQAALDAQVNSLSRVIEVASQEMLKSVRGHTFDLGMRLAHSEEVIQGLRDAGRPGGHDRLVRLLDDPFINGFVGFANINLEKIRIHDLNLRPVAESTKGIIGLDGKLAAHLAQDLAGRSGVERLKAIDAIWISPQGPLHSTLVPIGGLRLVGYLEIIINPAFNLPDIGTITRTPISIFTPRGQPILAGTQHLADSHLPIEYMLHASDGLPAFKIVGYEDVGKLNAQMEKARIFTISGFLLLTFGTLLFALWLFNRFLFVPVRRMVRDMKQMAAGKLDLTVNKSGLRDFSVLAETFNAMAQQVRQRTSDLERLLDLDDSAILCFGNDQEAVYFNRGAAAVFGYAPDEIGDLDLGDLFVEDIAGMLREAGLAGASAGSSLQARLTCIRKDGGRLERDAVVRPLHVQGGHGYAIVVNATEGLGRFLSAEEVVTSFQRNEQRMNAVEESLNSLLELTRNSPGHVPAVAGAVPAGGESAETGTERPAIREQAVNLMLCALACWEHDLDKSKIDLAEESRIWPVYIDKSTPTTRTLDKYLNLETCPRNPRTQRVIDTAEFVLKQLGRRSSLERKKLQQALNDFRLLVSGIRPSGD; the protein is encoded by the coding sequence ATGCACATTGAGACCCTGTCCATCCGTTCCGTCACGGTGATCATCATCTTGATGATCGGCATCGTGGCCAGCGTCCTTTCCCTGTGGGCCGGCAGCTACTTCCGCCAGGCGGCCCTGGACGCCCAGGTCAACAGCCTGTCCCGGGTCATTGAGGTGGCCTCCCAGGAAATGCTCAAGTCCGTCAGGGGCCATACCTTCGACCTGGGCATGCGCCTGGCCCATAGCGAGGAGGTGATCCAGGGCCTCCGTGATGCAGGCAGGCCCGGCGGCCACGACCGCCTGGTGAGGCTGCTGGACGATCCATTCATCAATGGTTTCGTGGGCTTTGCCAACATCAACCTGGAGAAGATCCGCATCCACGATCTCAATCTGAGGCCAGTCGCCGAGAGCACGAAAGGCATCATCGGCCTGGATGGAAAGCTCGCCGCGCATCTGGCACAGGACCTGGCGGGGCGTTCCGGCGTCGAGCGTCTGAAGGCCATAGATGCGATCTGGATTTCACCCCAGGGGCCGTTGCATTCCACCCTCGTGCCCATCGGTGGCCTGCGCCTGGTGGGTTACCTGGAAATCATCATCAACCCGGCCTTCAACCTGCCGGACATCGGCACCATCACCCGCACGCCCATCAGCATATTCACGCCTCGCGGCCAGCCCATCCTTGCCGGTACGCAACACCTTGCGGACAGCCACCTGCCCATCGAATACATGCTGCATGCTTCGGACGGCTTGCCCGCCTTCAAGATCGTAGGCTACGAGGATGTCGGCAAGCTCAACGCGCAAATGGAGAAGGCGCGCATCTTCACCATCAGTGGCTTCCTGCTGCTGACCTTCGGCACCCTGCTTTTCGCCCTTTGGCTGTTCAACCGCTTCCTCTTCGTGCCGGTCCGACGCATGGTGCGGGACATGAAGCAGATGGCCGCCGGGAAGCTCGACCTGACCGTGAACAAGAGCGGCCTGCGGGATTTTTCCGTCCTCGCCGAGACCTTCAATGCCATGGCGCAACAGGTTCGGCAGCGGACAAGCGACCTGGAACGGCTGCTTGACCTGGATGACAGCGCCATCCTGTGCTTCGGCAACGATCAGGAAGCGGTGTATTTCAACCGCGGTGCGGCGGCGGTGTTCGGCTATGCGCCTGACGAAATCGGCGACCTGGACCTGGGCGACCTGTTCGTCGAGGACATCGCCGGCATGCTGCGGGAGGCCGGCCTTGCCGGCGCATCGGCAGGGAGCAGCCTGCAGGCACGCCTCACCTGCATCCGCAAGGACGGCGGCCGCCTGGAGCGGGATGCGGTGGTCCGCCCCCTGCATGTGCAGGGCGGTCATGGCTATGCCATCGTGGTGAATGCCACGGAGGGCCTGGGCAGATTTCTCTCCGCGGAGGAGGTCGTCACCAGCTTCCAGCGCAACGAGCAGCGCATGAATGCGGTGGAGGAATCCCTCAACAGCTTGCTGGAGCTGACCCGCAACTCGCCGGGCCACGTGCCGGCCGTCGCCGGCGCCGTCCCGGCCGGCGGCGAAAGCGCGGAAACAGGCACCGAACGCCCGGCCATCCGCGAGCAGGCGGTCAACCTCATGCTCTGCGCCCTGGCCTGCTGGGAGCACGACCTGGACAAGAGCAAGATCGACCTGGCCGAGGAGAGCCGGATCTGGCCGGTCTACATTGACAAGTCGACGCCCACCACCCGGACCCTGGACAAGTACCTGAACCTGGAGACCTGTCCCAGAAACCCCCGCACCCAGCGCGTCATCGATACCGCCGAGTTCGTACTCAAGCAGCTCGGCCGCAGGTCGAGCCTGGAGCGCAAGAAGCTGCAGCAGGCCCTGAACGATTTCCGCCTGCTTGTCTCGGGTATCCGGCCCTCCGGGGACTGA
- a CDS encoding type II toxin-antitoxin system RelE/ParE family toxin, whose amino-acid sequence MKLLFRPEAVEELAEIRAWYESQGRGLGNDFMRSIEVALAQIARFPSAASGVQGDVRRTLVRKFPYSLFHAVEGDFVVILGCIHQHRAPIHWPQLDH is encoded by the coding sequence ATGAAACTGTTGTTCCGTCCCGAGGCGGTTGAGGAACTGGCCGAGATTCGTGCCTGGTACGAGTCCCAGGGCCGTGGTCTGGGGAATGACTTCATGCGTTCGATTGAAGTGGCCTTGGCGCAGATCGCCCGTTTTCCATCCGCTGCCTCTGGGGTGCAAGGTGATGTGCGGCGGACCTTGGTGCGAAAGTTTCCTTATTCACTTTTTCACGCAGTCGAAGGCGACTTCGTGGTCATTTTGGGTTGCATACACCAGCACCGGGCCCCTATCCACTGGCCCCAGCTGGACCATTAA
- a CDS encoding MBL fold metallo-hydrolase, translated as MKSLLLLLCCLLAAASAKAQNLAAVQYPIPEAPPLSQAAQAVLDDVMARVPQLDTAGLAAQLKERPDTMVIDVRMPQELAILGGRIDAPRFANLVRGWLEFQVETAVPDRNTPIVVYCGVSQRSPLAAETLIKLGYTDVRNYRDGFFNWKRAGLPIVPTDAAPASFLYDLPREVAPGVWSAIGATAPGTYENSGHNNNLSFVITEAGVVVVNAGDNYLLAQSLHDEIRKRTDKPVKYVVLENGQGHAMLGSSYWKEQGAKIVAHRDTARYMEKNGYEALAGMRARLRDKAWRTEFVMPDMVYDDQLDLSMGGVKIEVLHLGNAHHHGDTMVWLPQKKLVIAGDTAFHVRMPPIFEDTDTARWIRIWDRFEALGAETVIPGHGGPTDMATVTKWTRGYLVHLRARIAEVIEKGGTLEDAYKVDQSAYLHLHTADELARLNAGRVFRSMEFE; from the coding sequence ATGAAATCGCTTCTTCTTCTGTTGTGCTGTCTGCTGGCCGCCGCCTCCGCCAAGGCCCAGAACCTGGCGGCCGTGCAATATCCCATCCCCGAAGCCCCACCCCTTTCCCAGGCCGCCCAGGCGGTGCTGGACGACGTCATGGCCCGGGTGCCCCAACTGGATACGGCGGGCCTGGCAGCCCAGTTGAAGGAACGGCCGGATACCATGGTGATCGACGTGCGCATGCCCCAGGAGCTGGCCATCCTGGGTGGCCGCATCGACGCTCCCCGCTTCGCTAACCTGGTGCGGGGCTGGCTGGAGTTCCAGGTCGAGACCGCCGTGCCCGACAGGAACACCCCCATCGTGGTGTATTGCGGCGTCAGCCAGCGCAGCCCGTTGGCCGCCGAGACCCTCATCAAGCTGGGCTACACCGACGTGAGAAACTATCGGGACGGTTTCTTCAACTGGAAGCGGGCCGGGCTGCCCATCGTGCCCACGGACGCCGCGCCTGCCTCCTTCCTCTATGACCTCCCCCGGGAAGTGGCCCCCGGTGTCTGGTCCGCCATTGGCGCCACCGCCCCCGGCACCTACGAGAATTCAGGCCACAACAACAACCTCTCCTTCGTGATCACCGAGGCGGGCGTGGTGGTGGTGAACGCCGGCGACAACTACCTGCTGGCCCAAAGCCTCCACGACGAGATCAGGAAGCGGACCGACAAGCCGGTTAAGTACGTGGTGCTGGAAAACGGCCAGGGCCACGCCATGCTGGGTTCCAGCTACTGGAAGGAACAGGGCGCAAAGATCGTCGCCCACCGTGATACCGCCAGGTACATGGAAAAGAACGGATACGAGGCCCTGGCCGGCATGCGCGCCCGCCTGCGGGACAAGGCCTGGCGCACGGAGTTCGTCATGCCCGACATGGTCTACGACGACCAGCTGGACCTCTCCATGGGCGGCGTGAAGATCGAGGTGCTGCACCTGGGCAACGCCCACCACCACGGCGATACCATGGTCTGGCTGCCGCAGAAGAAGCTGGTCATCGCCGGCGACACCGCCTTCCACGTGCGCATGCCCCCCATCTTCGAGGACACCGACACCGCCCGCTGGATTCGCATCTGGGACCGGTTCGAGGCCCTGGGTGCCGAGACCGTCATCCCCGGCCACGGCGGCCCCACCGACATGGCCACGGTCACCAAATGGACCCGGGGCTACCTGGTCCACCTGCGCGCCCGCATCGCCGAGGTCATCGAGAAGGGCGGCACCCTGGAGGACGCCTACAAGGTGGACCAGTCCGCCTACCTGCACCTGCATACGGCGGACGAATTGGCTCGCCTCAATGCCGGGCGGGTGTTCCGGTCCATGGAGTTCGAATAG
- a CDS encoding TRAP transporter large permease subunit, protein MYTALTRFDAILAGGALALMLIIPVVEIVLRPLFGRGVENAPVLVQHLGLVLAMFGALVAERGGHLTSLGAGLAAAEHPHLRRFAQVFAGASSALICGLLAQASWTFVASEMEAPHALAYGIPGWIIQAAMPAGFILLGLKIGSRLAETPAWRIPPALLLPLAGWLLAGHFDGETLHLWPFVLWLALILFCGAPIFAVLGGLALALFWQEGQPLAAVPLSHYQITVNPSLPALPLFTLAGLIFARTGAAVRLGTLFTTLFGGGALGTAVAGAVLCSFFTALTGGSGVTILALGGLLLPLLTRAGFAEKRGIGLVTSASALGVLLAPSVPLIMYAIIARVPINTMFLAGVLPALVMVAFLLLAGGFLRRDGLAPVEPVEPARRTSRRAAAWAAKWELLAPVVAIGSLVSGLATPMESAALTAAYALFTQSVAHRELDLRGLGLALAECVQVIGGIMLILGMALGLTNFLVDAGIPDLAVEWVQSVLPNKYAFLVALVVFLIAAGALMEIYAAIVVLVPLLLPVALAYGIDPIHFGIIFLATLEIAFLFPPAGLNIYFASAMFRKPLRYVAVSVLPAVGAMFLGALTISLLPFLSTWLPGLLGQ, encoded by the coding sequence ATGTACACAGCCCTGACCCGCTTCGACGCCATCCTCGCCGGTGGCGCCCTGGCCCTCATGCTGATCATCCCCGTGGTGGAGATCGTCCTGCGGCCGCTGTTCGGCCGGGGGGTCGAGAACGCGCCGGTCCTGGTTCAGCACCTGGGGCTCGTGCTGGCCATGTTCGGCGCCCTGGTGGCGGAGCGGGGCGGGCATCTGACTTCCCTGGGCGCGGGCCTGGCCGCCGCCGAGCATCCCCATCTCCGCCGTTTTGCCCAGGTCTTTGCCGGCGCCAGTTCGGCCCTGATCTGCGGCCTGCTGGCCCAGGCAAGCTGGACCTTCGTGGCCAGCGAGATGGAAGCGCCCCATGCCCTGGCCTACGGCATCCCTGGCTGGATCATCCAGGCGGCCATGCCGGCGGGTTTCATCCTGCTGGGGCTGAAGATCGGCTCCCGTCTGGCCGAGACGCCCGCCTGGCGCATACCGCCCGCCCTGCTGCTGCCCCTGGCCGGCTGGCTGCTCGCCGGCCATTTCGACGGCGAAACCCTCCACCTCTGGCCCTTCGTCCTCTGGCTGGCGCTGATCCTGTTCTGCGGCGCCCCCATCTTCGCCGTGCTGGGCGGCCTGGCCCTGGCCCTGTTCTGGCAGGAAGGCCAACCCCTGGCGGCCGTACCGCTGAGCCACTACCAGATCACGGTGAATCCTTCCCTGCCGGCCCTGCCGCTCTTCACCCTGGCCGGCCTCATCTTCGCCCGCACCGGGGCGGCGGTCCGGCTCGGCACGCTGTTCACCACCCTGTTCGGCGGCGGTGCCCTGGGCACGGCGGTGGCGGGCGCCGTCCTGTGTTCCTTCTTCACCGCCCTGACCGGCGGCAGCGGTGTCACCATCCTGGCCCTGGGCGGCCTGCTGCTGCCCCTGCTGACCCGGGCGGGGTTTGCGGAAAAGCGGGGCATCGGCCTGGTCACCAGCGCCAGCGCCCTGGGCGTGCTGCTGGCCCCCTCCGTGCCCCTCATCATGTACGCCATCATCGCCCGGGTTCCCATCAACACCATGTTCCTGGCCGGCGTGCTGCCGGCCCTGGTCATGGTGGCCTTTCTGCTCCTGGCGGGGGGCTTCCTGCGCCGGGACGGCCTGGCGCCAGTCGAACCGGTCGAACCGGCGCGACGGACTTCCCGTCGCGCGGCGGCCTGGGCCGCCAAGTGGGAGCTGCTGGCCCCCGTGGTGGCCATCGGTTCACTGGTGAGCGGTCTCGCCACCCCCATGGAAAGCGCCGCCCTCACCGCCGCCTATGCCCTCTTCACCCAGAGCGTGGCCCATCGCGAACTGGACCTCCGGGGCCTGGGGCTCGCCCTGGCGGAATGCGTGCAGGTCATCGGCGGCATCATGCTCATCCTGGGCATGGCCCTGGGGCTGACCAATTTCCTGGTGGATGCGGGCATCCCCGACCTGGCGGTGGAATGGGTCCAGTCCGTGCTGCCCAACAAGTACGCCTTCCTGGTGGCCCTGGTGGTTTTCCTGATCGCCGCCGGCGCCCTCATGGAAATCTACGCCGCCATCGTGGTCCTCGTCCCCCTGTTGCTGCCGGTGGCCCTGGCCTACGGCATCGATCCGATCCACTTCGGCATCATCTTCCTGGCCACCCTGGAAATCGCCTTTCTCTTCCCCCCGGCGGGACTGAACATCTATTTCGCCTCCGCCATGTTCCGCAAGCCCTTGCGCTACGTAGCTGTCTCCGTGCTGCCGGCGGTGGGCGCCATGTTCCTGGGCGCACTGACCATCTCCCTGCTGCCCTTCCTGTCCACCTGGCTGCCCGGGCTGCTGGGTCAGTAG
- the dctP gene encoding TRAP transporter substrate-binding protein DctP: protein MRFFTLLLAALLIAGEALAASPLRIGTLAPKNSLYHRQLMELGEAWRKAEGGGKYLVYPDGSQGGEVDMVRRMRIGQLQGGLLSVAGLEAIEPSIAALQLMPLMFRGWDEVDHVREKLRADMEKRFLDKGFVILAWGDAGWVRFFTKQPAASPRDFLGMKFFAWGSEAAQQEIMKSLGYTPVPLEVSDILPAIQTGMINAVPSTPYFALATQIYTSAPYMLDLNWAPIVGALVVTRKAWESMSPAAQTAVREAGARAGDKIRAQARKEVDEAVAAMQKRGLTVTRPTPQQLQAWQKLADELHPRIRGRLVPEETFDAVVGHLKAYRAGKGK from the coding sequence ATGCGTTTCTTCACCCTGCTGCTGGCCGCCCTGTTGATCGCCGGAGAGGCCCTGGCCGCCAGCCCCTTGCGCATCGGCACCCTGGCGCCGAAAAACTCCCTCTATCACCGTCAGCTCATGGAACTGGGCGAGGCCTGGCGCAAGGCGGAAGGCGGCGGCAAGTATCTCGTATATCCGGACGGCAGTCAGGGTGGGGAAGTCGACATGGTCCGCCGCATGCGCATCGGCCAGTTGCAGGGTGGCCTGCTCTCGGTGGCCGGTCTGGAGGCCATCGAACCGTCCATCGCCGCCTTGCAGCTCATGCCCCTGATGTTCCGCGGCTGGGACGAGGTGGACCACGTCCGGGAAAAACTCCGTGCCGACATGGAAAAACGCTTCCTGGACAAGGGGTTCGTCATCCTGGCCTGGGGCGACGCCGGCTGGGTGCGCTTCTTCACCAAGCAACCCGCCGCCTCGCCCAGGGACTTCCTGGGCATGAAATTCTTCGCCTGGGGCAGCGAAGCGGCGCAGCAGGAGATCATGAAGAGCCTGGGCTACACCCCGGTGCCCCTGGAGGTGTCCGACATCCTGCCGGCCATCCAGACCGGCATGATCAACGCCGTGCCGTCCACCCCCTACTTCGCCCTGGCAACCCAGATCTACACCAGCGCCCCCTACATGCTGGATCTCAACTGGGCCCCCATCGTCGGCGCCCTGGTGGTAACCCGCAAGGCGTGGGAGTCCATGAGCCCGGCCGCCCAGACGGCGGTGAGGGAGGCCGGCGCCCGCGCCGGCGACAAGATCCGCGCCCAGGCACGCAAGGAGGTGGATGAAGCGGTGGCGGCCATGCAGAAACGGGGCCTGACCGTGACCCGGCCCACGCCCCAGCAACTGCAGGCATGGCAAAAGCTGGCCGACGAGCTGCATCCCCGCATCCGGGGCAGGCTGGTCCCGGAGGAGACCTTCGACGCCGTGGTGGGGCACTTGAAGGCCTACCGGGCGGGCAAGGGGAAGTAA
- a CDS encoding rhodanese-like domain-containing protein, producing MLLSSSLFAAEKPYAPEGVPGAVIVTAEQVVELTLSRPELVIIDARKKSEYGKGHIEGAANLLNTAMRREDLERLVPDKTAPIIFYCNGIRCLRSSDAIRKAMDWGYRNVFWFRGGWKEWTDKRLPVITD from the coding sequence ATGCTGCTTTCGTCCAGCCTCTTCGCCGCCGAAAAACCCTATGCCCCGGAAGGCGTGCCGGGGGCCGTCATCGTTACCGCCGAACAGGTGGTGGAGCTGACCCTGTCCCGTCCTGAACTGGTGATCATCGACGCACGCAAGAAGTCCGAATACGGCAAGGGCCATATCGAGGGGGCCGCCAACCTGCTGAACACCGCCATGCGGCGGGAGGACCTGGAGCGCCTCGTGCCCGACAAGACCGCCCCCATCATTTTCTACTGCAACGGCATTCGCTGCCTGCGCAGCTCCGATGCCATCCGCAAGGCCATGGACTGGGGCTACAGGAATGTATTCTGGTTCCGCGGCGGCTGGAAGGAATGGACCGACAAGCGCCTGCCGGTCATCACGGATTGA
- a CDS encoding DUF302 domain-containing protein: protein MKRGFVNRTAEAPINGWIRKALYGGAALGLAMTMGMQPAFAGKGHAYAYGHAHANAYGNDGFATITPFNRVARLPVVRDAYGEVDHKATYAKGKAAALALADYVARYRDSAELSMDVIKGDDWVLGGTSANCRKSWSCTDDEIKKAIIEIPSPEPIDPNDITYMTTGTVTPANTKKASVLDFCNEHYAKQALGVASIVGTKKVVNGYSHTPALPCEVAIWNDDEHIYVDMLDPNAIFSLFFTDVLSSDDMTDPAFAEAITALPPQVKAEIRAVVLHAMNAFDAKTKAVDQQLGPKYRSMDQVLEVVADSPYQSPYKHVGYTKADGTAFTAANSTAVTQAIINTMSIHGQPDEGTHPTLVDGAPLDSILSPGSSWRSARATPLTLPGNNHVIEACSPKYAKMAMSTGLHHVTALPCEITVQIVDRDGNGSTETLVVSYLDPHFMLNALFADISEVEKLNFASIPGNIMDDLQKIVAAALSVNAGIALNPGEQISYDMLP from the coding sequence ATGAAGCGTGGATTCGTGAACAGAACGGCTGAGGCCCCCATCAACGGCTGGATCAGAAAGGCCCTGTACGGCGGGGCGGCCCTGGGACTGGCCATGACCATGGGCATGCAGCCCGCATTCGCCGGCAAGGGCCATGCCTATGCGTATGGACATGCCCATGCGAATGCCTATGGCAACGACGGTTTTGCGACCATCACCCCCTTCAACCGGGTAGCGAGGCTGCCGGTGGTGCGGGATGCCTACGGCGAGGTGGACCACAAGGCCACCTATGCCAAAGGCAAGGCGGCGGCCCTGGCGCTGGCCGACTATGTCGCCCGCTACAGGGACTCGGCCGAGCTGAGCATGGATGTCATCAAAGGCGACGACTGGGTGCTGGGCGGCACTTCGGCGAACTGCCGCAAGAGCTGGTCCTGCACCGACGATGAAATCAAGAAGGCCATCATTGAAATCCCCTCCCCCGAGCCCATCGACCCCAACGACATCACCTACATGACCACCGGCACGGTGACCCCGGCCAACACCAAGAAGGCCAGCGTGCTGGATTTCTGCAACGAGCACTACGCCAAGCAGGCCCTGGGTGTCGCCTCCATCGTCGGCACCAAGAAGGTGGTCAACGGCTACAGTCACACCCCCGCCTTGCCCTGCGAGGTCGCCATCTGGAACGACGACGAGCACATCTACGTGGACATGCTCGACCCGAACGCCATCTTCTCGCTGTTCTTCACCGACGTGCTGTCCAGCGACGACATGACCGACCCGGCCTTCGCCGAGGCGATCACCGCCCTGCCGCCCCAGGTGAAAGCGGAGATCCGCGCGGTGGTGCTGCATGCCATGAACGCGTTCGATGCCAAGACCAAGGCCGTCGACCAGCAGCTCGGACCGAAATACAGGAGCATGGACCAGGTGCTGGAGGTGGTGGCCGATTCGCCCTACCAGTCGCCCTACAAGCATGTCGGCTACACCAAGGCCGACGGCACCGCCTTCACGGCGGCCAACTCCACGGCGGTGACCCAGGCCATCATCAACACCATGAGCATCCATGGGCAGCCGGACGAAGGCACGCATCCGACACTTGTCGATGGCGCCCCCCTGGACAGCATCCTCAGCCCCGGCTCGAGCTGGCGTTCGGCCCGCGCCACCCCATTGACCCTGCCCGGAAACAACCATGTCATCGAGGCCTGCTCGCCCAAGTACGCCAAGATGGCTATGAGCACCGGCCTGCACCACGTGACCGCCCTGCCCTGCGAGATCACCGTGCAGATCGTCGACCGGGACGGCAACGGCAGCACGGAGACGCTGGTGGTCAGCTATCTGGACCCCCACTTCATGCTGAATGCCTTGTTCGCCGACATCTCCGAGGTAGAGAAGCTCAACTTCGCGTCCATCCCGGGCAACATCATGGATGACCTGCAGAAGATCGTAGCGGCCGCGCTGAGCGTCAATGCTGGCATCGCCCTGAATCCCGGCGAGCAGATCAGCTACGACATGCTACCCTGA
- a CDS encoding addiction module protein — MGPITIEQLKQLSYAEKIQLVEDLWDAIAAEAASQPVSDEVKAEMQRRLAEHRAHPGTSMPWDAAKAELERRFS, encoded by the coding sequence ATGGGCCCGATAACCATTGAGCAGCTCAAACAGCTTTCCTATGCGGAAAAAATCCAGTTGGTGGAAGACCTTTGGGACGCCATCGCGGCCGAAGCAGCCTCACAGCCGGTCAGCGATGAGGTCAAGGCGGAAATGCAGCGCCGTTTGGCGGAACACCGAGCGCACCCCGGAACGTCAATGCCTTGGGATGCTGCCAAGGCGGAACTGGAACGTCGGTTTTCATGA